The proteins below come from a single Aspergillus oryzae RIB40 DNA, chromosome 5 genomic window:
- a CDS encoding uncharacterized protein (predicted protein), which translates to MSSLPNITNASKGRFTKVFHFDNKHKIEQRARDELLAVTALHPGLFYTNMQWSQYCQRQDDGTVRFCAPIDGNKLADWVDPSYDIGVYAAEIFSLGPEKTAAKTYPVVGPKLSFADFARVFREITSQEATFDPITLDQWGATVAATVGKGYEEDIKQMMEWIAVAPDDKICYGTRDQTEDTSYEDLGVKASTLADWMRRTAWQGPQTGPNGGRWFGLSLPDRKSTKEKGVAKPDPTRIYLMGDPCTSPSIRSSPNGFVRTR; encoded by the exons AACGAACGCGAGTAAAGGTCGCTTTACTAAAGTCTTCCATTTTGACAACAAACATAAGATTGAACAGAGGGCCCGGGATGAGCTCCTTGCCGTGACGGCTTTACATCCTG GTCTGTTCTACACAAACATGCAATGGTCTCAGTATTGCCAGCGTCAAG ACGACGGAACAGTCCGATTTTGCGCCCCAATAGATGGGAACAAACTTGCTGATTGGGTTGATCCAAGCTATGATATTGGCGTATACGCTGCTG AAATATTTTCCCTGGGTCCAGAGAAAACAGCAGCAAAAACGTATCCTGTTGTTGGCCCGAAGCTTTCATTTGCTGACTTCGCAAGAGTGTTCAGAGAGATCACTTCCCAGGAAGCCACCTTCGACCCGATAACACTTGATCAATGGGGCGCTACGGTGGCGGCGACTGTTGGCAaaggatatgaagaagatatcaaaCAAATGATGGAATGGATCGCTGTGGCTCCAGATGACAAGATCTGTTACGGAACAAGGGATCAGACTGAGGATACATCATATGAAGATCTGGGAGTTAAGGCCAGTACTTTGGCGGATTGGATGCGAAGGACTGCATGGCAAGGACCACA AACTGGGCCTAATGGAGGTCGATGGTTTGGCCTCTCCCTACCTGACCGAAAAtcgacaaaagaaaagggtgtgGCTAAACCGGATCCAACTCGTATCT ATCTGATGGGCGATCCCTGTACTAGCCCATCGATAAGGTCAAGCCCTAATGGATTTGTTCGAACACGCTGA
- a CDS encoding intradiol ring-cleavage dioxygenase (protocatechuate 3,4-dioxygenase beta subunit) — protein MRYFFPFAVAIMAFSASAHLGPHDARSNAEMAHKAELSSRCAQHVAQFNDKRWKRSLGHPGNTTVKIHTQAPYYDVLQNDTCVLSPEVTAGPYYWPRSQILRQDMTEGQVGVPLWLDIGVMNMATCSPLEGVMVDLWHCNATGSYSSFTELSPNTKFPALLAEQGKNASDFVVGSTDIHTDSETWLRGMWPTDDHGMMQMKTIFPGFYVERTIHIHVQVHTDWTTGENGTLVFENTVSTGQLYFDEKLEEKIMAMEPYSSHTQINRTRNDVDMEFSKGTANGYNPVVSVVPVDENDLTKGLIGYITIGVDTSAIEDEHWSAS, from the exons ATGCGCTACTTTTTCCCATTTGCAGTAGCCATCATGGCTTTCTCGGCCAGCGCTCACCTCGGTCCTCATGATGCTCGATCTAATGCTGAAATGGCTCACAAAGCAGAGCTATCCAGCCGATGTGCGCAGCATGTCGCTCAATTCAACGACAAGCGTTGGAAGCGAAGTCTGGGCCATCCGGGTAACACGACTGTGAAAATCCATACACAAGCCCCTTATTATGATGTGTTACAGAATGACACCTGCGTCCTATCTCCCGAGGTAACTGCTGGTCCATACTACTGGCCGCGGTCTCAGATACTCCGCCAGGATATGACAGAAGGCCAAGTCGGAGTTCCTCTGTGGCTGGACATTGGGGTTATGAATATGGCTACGTGCAGTCCCTTGGAGGGCGTTATGGTCGATCTCTGGCACTGCAACGCGACGGGCAGCTACTCCAGCTTTACTGAATTGTCTCCCAATACCAAATTTCCCGCACTTCTTGCTGAACAGGGCAAGAATGCCTCGGACTTTGTTGTCGGTAGCACGGATATACATACTGATTCCGAAACCTGGCTTCGAGGCATGTGGCCAACCGATGACCACGGAATGATGCAAATGAAGACTATATTCCCTG GTTTCTATGTTGAGAGAACTATCCATATCCACGTCCAAGTGCACACCGACTGGACCACCGGCGAAAACGGAACCCTGGTCTTCGAAAACACCGTCAGCACCGGGCAGTTATATTTTGACGAAAAGCTCGAAGAAAAGATTATGGCGATGGAGCCTTACTCCTCCCATACGCAGATCAACCGCACCCGcaatgatgttgatatggaatTCTCCAAGGGTACTGCGAATGGTTACAACCCGGTTGTCTCAGTCGTGCCAGTCGATGAAAATGATCTCACCAAGGGTCTGATTGGGTACATTACTATTGGTGTGGACACTTCAGCCATCGAGGATGAACATTGGTCTGCATCTTGA
- a CDS encoding uncharacterized protein (predicted protein), translated as MAGRVLDRTQLVHLIEKPTSSCIALAAMAPIHERIREDLLIKERSLWTALTSADPGPEIEKLSNSEANFLFPKTPILTLDGEPSLQQTLKPPFHHFDSFELKDVRVIIIDLMAGTVTYNINASKGKEQYRATGSTTWSQASDGEWRVVAHTETLL; from the exons ATGGCAGGCAGAGTTTTGGATCGCACTCAACTAGTACATCTGATCGAGAAGCCAACGTCCTCATGCATTGC ACTAGCAGCAATGGCTCCTATTCACGAACGCATCCGCGAGGACCTCCTTATCAAAGAGCGCAGTCTGTGGACCGCTCTCACCTCCGCTGATCCTGGCCCCGAGATCGAGAAACTGTCCAACTCCGAAGCCAATTTCCTGTTTCCCAAAACACCCATCCTGACTCTTGACGGTGAGCCCTCTCTACAACAGACACTCAAGCCTCCATTCCATCATTTCGATTCGTTCGAATTAAAGGACGTCCgagtcatcatcattgatctCATGGCGGGAACCGTTACCTACAATATCAATGCctcgaaaggaaaggagcagTATCGGGCTACGGGATCGACAACATGGAGTCAAGCATCCGATGGGGAATGGAGAGTTGTGGCGCATACAGAAACATTGCTGTGA
- a CDS encoding uncharacterized protein (predicted protein), producing MDRLLSVPERTRSSLFLASRRACLQASVLATAGFVKGGDEVDGKLTNLPSTAITVQGIKKIAHVSFNPGSKVPDSRLHVFPWRPGPDAGKDIGTSGSYDTLVFIVFLEKLPPIQSVKSAAITT from the exons ATGGATCGGCTTCTTTCTGTCCCAGAGCGGACTAGATCCTC CCTATTCTTGGCTTCCCGAAGAGCTTGTCTCCAAGCTTCCGTTCTGGCTACCGCAGGATTTGTCAAGGGAGGCGATGAAGTCGACGGAAAATTAACAAATCTACCATCCACTGCC ATCACCGTTCAAGGTATCAAGAAGATTGCGCATGTAAGTTTCAATCCTGGCTCGAAGGTCCCTGATAGCCGGCTTCACGTATTCCCCTGGCGACCGGGCCCAGACGCTGGGAAGGATATTGGAACCAGTGGGTCATATGATACGCTGGTGTTTATCGTTTTCCTTGAGAAGTT GCCTCCGATACAGTCGGTCAAATCGGCTGCCATCACGACGTGA